The Achromobacter pestifer genome includes a region encoding these proteins:
- a CDS encoding succinylglutamate desuccinylase/aspartoacylase domain-containing protein, which translates to MATVSREDFSCAAATNASAYRRVTIPMLRIEAGPGPAVALMAGVHGDEWEGQAAILELWRLLPGILRRGTVYLLPAANAEASLAGTRLSPSDDGNLNRAFLGAPARGYTESVAAALEARLLPRIQALVDVHSGGASLRYLPSSVITRYGDDAYDERLPALARAFGLPDCMFFRGTESGSMPAAASRHGVLRLSAEIGGGRETSQTLVDRCRDGLLGCLGELDLLPDRPPARRPEVRLYDLDAPAATVRASEAGVFVPAVELGQVINARQRIGQLMEPARPDTAPRALTSPQAGTVVCLRSIARSDDGDCLIQIAPALPLDSLASMY; encoded by the coding sequence ATGGCCACGGTAAGCCGCGAGGACTTTTCCTGCGCCGCCGCGACCAACGCGTCGGCCTACCGCCGCGTCACCATACCGATGCTGCGGATCGAGGCGGGGCCTGGCCCCGCCGTCGCCTTGATGGCGGGCGTGCATGGCGACGAATGGGAAGGCCAGGCCGCCATTCTGGAGCTGTGGCGCCTGCTGCCCGGCATCCTGCGGCGCGGCACGGTCTACCTGCTGCCCGCGGCCAACGCCGAGGCCTCGCTGGCGGGCACGCGCCTGTCGCCGTCCGACGACGGCAACCTCAACCGCGCCTTCCTGGGCGCCCCGGCGCGCGGCTACACGGAAAGCGTGGCGGCCGCGCTGGAAGCCCGGCTGCTACCGCGCATACAGGCGCTGGTGGACGTGCACAGCGGCGGCGCGTCGCTGCGCTACCTGCCCTCGTCGGTCATCACGCGCTACGGCGATGATGCCTATGACGAACGCCTGCCCGCCCTGGCGCGCGCCTTCGGGCTGCCCGATTGCATGTTCTTCCGCGGCACGGAATCCGGCTCCATGCCGGCGGCCGCCAGCCGCCACGGCGTGCTGCGCCTGAGCGCCGAGATCGGCGGGGGACGCGAAACCAGCCAGACGCTGGTCGACCGCTGCCGCGACGGCCTACTGGGCTGCCTGGGCGAACTCGACCTCCTGCCCGACCGACCGCCCGCGCGCCGCCCCGAAGTCCGCCTCTACGACCTGGACGCTCCTGCCGCCACCGTGCGCGCCAGCGAGGCCGGCGTGTTCGTGCCCGCGGTCGAGCTGGGACAAGTGATCAACGCGCGCCAGCGCATCGGCCAACTGATGGAGCCCGCCCGCCCCGACACCGCGCCGCGCGCCCTGACCAGCCCGCAGGCCGGCACCGTCGTCTGCCTGCGCTCCATCGCCCGCAGCGACGATGGCGATTGTCTGATCCAGATCGCGCCCGCCCTTCCCCTCGATTCCCTTGCTTCGATGTACTGA
- a CDS encoding Bug family tripartite tricarboxylate transporter substrate binding protein, protein MKRTACLAALLLSLTAPAALAAYPERAITLIVPAAAGGNADITARLVGQEMSRQLGQPVVVENRVGAGGRIGTQAVARAAADGYTIGYAHVGTLVLHRFLFKQQLYDLDRDIAAIGLVAETPNVIVVNASSPYRDLKGFIEASRAQPERLTMTSADPGTTSEVGVKLFIAQTGAAVRQIPYKATAAQLSDLLGGHVDSMMENLPPLIGNLKDGRLRALAVTTKTRAVSNPDVPTVAEQGYPDYEQSAWSALVAPAGTPPEVIARLNAAMNAALRSDSVSKELRSRSQEPLGGTPQDVQNQIRKELPKWEGIIKAAGTTLD, encoded by the coding sequence ATGAAACGCACTGCCTGTCTTGCCGCCCTGTTGCTCAGCCTGACCGCGCCCGCCGCGCTGGCCGCCTACCCGGAACGCGCCATCACCCTGATCGTACCGGCCGCGGCCGGCGGCAACGCCGACATCACCGCGCGCCTGGTGGGCCAGGAAATGAGCCGCCAGCTGGGTCAGCCGGTGGTGGTGGAAAACCGCGTCGGAGCGGGCGGGCGCATCGGCACCCAGGCGGTGGCGCGCGCGGCAGCCGATGGCTACACCATCGGCTATGCGCACGTCGGCACGCTGGTGCTGCACCGCTTCCTGTTCAAGCAGCAGCTCTATGACCTGGACCGCGACATCGCCGCCATCGGGCTGGTTGCCGAAACGCCCAACGTCATCGTGGTGAACGCGTCTTCGCCCTATCGCGACCTGAAGGGTTTCATCGAAGCCAGCCGCGCCCAACCCGAGCGCCTGACGATGACCTCGGCCGACCCGGGCACCACCAGCGAGGTCGGCGTCAAGCTCTTCATCGCCCAGACCGGCGCCGCCGTGCGCCAGATTCCCTACAAGGCCACGGCCGCGCAACTGTCCGACCTGCTGGGCGGCCACGTCGATTCCATGATGGAGAACCTGCCGCCGCTGATCGGCAACCTGAAGGATGGCCGCCTGCGCGCGCTGGCGGTCACCACCAAGACCCGCGCCGTGTCCAATCCGGACGTGCCGACGGTGGCGGAACAAGGCTATCCCGACTACGAGCAGTCGGCCTGGAGCGCGCTGGTCGCGCCCGCCGGCACCCCGCCCGAGGTCATCGCGCGGCTGAACGCGGCGATGAACGCGGCGCTGCGCTCGGACAGCGTCAGCAAGGAACTGCGCAGCCGCTCCCAGGAACCGCTGGGCGGCACGCCGCAGGACGTACAGAACCAGATACGCAAGGAGCTGCCCAAATGGGAAGGCATCATCAAGGCCGCCGGCACCACGCTGGATTGA
- a CDS encoding DNA polymerase III subunit chi, giving the protein MTRIDFAFGAPDRLRTACQVVRKRYLAGQRLVVYCRDGSRLAAFDRMLWAFDDTSFVPHVLANDPLAADTPVILTTGDPQQAAAAAGQGGQPQPSWLLNLDVDCPPGFEAFERLLEIVSDDPEDKQAARQRWRTYLAAGHTPQSHDLSRQQPDG; this is encoded by the coding sequence ATGACGCGCATCGACTTCGCCTTCGGCGCGCCCGACCGCTTGCGCACCGCCTGCCAGGTGGTGCGCAAGCGCTACCTGGCAGGGCAGCGGCTGGTGGTGTACTGTAGGGATGGCTCCCGCCTGGCTGCGTTCGACCGCATGCTCTGGGCATTCGACGACACGTCTTTCGTGCCGCACGTGCTGGCCAACGATCCGCTGGCGGCCGACACCCCGGTGATCCTGACCACCGGCGATCCGCAACAGGCGGCCGCCGCGGCGGGCCAGGGCGGACAGCCCCAGCCGTCCTGGCTGCTGAACCTGGATGTCGACTGCCCTCCTGGTTTCGAAGCGTTCGAGCGCCTGCTTGAAATCGTCTCCGACGACCCCGAGGACAAGCAGGCCGCCCGCCAGCGCTGGCGGACCTACCTGGCCGCGGGCCACACGCCGCAAAGCCACGACCTCAGCCGCCAGCAGCCTGACGGCTGA
- a CDS encoding pyridoxal-phosphate dependent enzyme, with the protein MQMNPSLSGLRCIRCASLWPPADYPEGCPSCLEAGHPASLECLYQPSADSAMPLPVLDAVTLGEGATPCLAAPALAQTEGVGQLWLKCENANPTGSHKDRMAAQLVSRARLAGATRVAAASSGNAGVSLAAYCAAARLEADIAITSNCPPLQREAMQRFGARLTAFEDSLSRWPHVEDLCRNHGAFAGTNYLNPPVGTHPYGVEGYKPIALEILETCGVPSDIVVPTARGDLLWGIFLGWQHLLQTGRIARLPRLHAVEPYARLSRARATGDARKQWDGMTDQYSIAGSTSTLQSLEALSRSGGTPVEISDAAAAQAQQRLERMGMATELSSAAALAAVSRLRRSGLLDAESSVVLIVTSDGRRG; encoded by the coding sequence ATGCAGATGAACCCTAGCTTGTCCGGCCTGCGCTGCATCCGTTGCGCCAGCCTGTGGCCGCCGGCCGATTACCCTGAAGGCTGCCCCAGCTGCCTGGAAGCCGGCCACCCCGCCAGCCTGGAATGCCTGTACCAGCCCTCGGCCGACAGCGCCATGCCCCTGCCGGTGCTGGACGCCGTCACGCTGGGCGAAGGCGCCACCCCCTGCCTCGCCGCGCCCGCGCTGGCGCAGACCGAGGGGGTGGGCCAGCTCTGGCTGAAATGCGAAAACGCCAATCCCACCGGCAGCCACAAGGACCGCATGGCGGCCCAACTGGTGTCGCGCGCGCGCCTGGCCGGCGCCACCCGCGTGGCGGCCGCCTCCAGCGGCAATGCCGGCGTCTCGCTGGCCGCCTATTGCGCTGCCGCGCGGCTGGAGGCCGACATCGCCATCACCAGCAACTGCCCGCCCTTGCAGCGCGAGGCCATGCAACGCTTCGGCGCCCGGCTGACCGCCTTCGAGGACAGCCTGAGCCGCTGGCCGCACGTCGAAGACCTGTGCCGCAACCACGGCGCCTTCGCGGGCACCAACTATCTGAATCCGCCCGTGGGCACCCACCCCTATGGCGTGGAAGGCTACAAACCCATCGCCCTGGAAATCCTGGAAACCTGCGGCGTGCCCAGCGACATCGTGGTGCCCACCGCGCGCGGCGATCTGCTGTGGGGCATCTTCCTGGGCTGGCAGCATCTGCTGCAAACCGGCCGCATCGCGCGCCTGCCCCGCCTGCACGCGGTGGAACCGTATGCCCGCCTGTCGCGCGCCCGCGCGACAGGCGACGCGCGCAAGCAGTGGGACGGCATGACGGACCAGTATTCGATCGCGGGCAGCACCAGCACGCTGCAATCGCTGGAAGCCTTGTCGCGCTCGGGCGGCACGCCCGTGGAGATATCAGACGCGGCGGCCGCGCAAGCACAGCAGCGGCTGGAACGCATGGGGATGGCCACCGAGCTGTCGTCGGCCGCGGCGCTGGCAGCCGTGTCGCGGCTGCGCCGCTCGGGCCTGCTGGACGCGGAATCTTCCGTGGTGCTGATCGTGACGTCGGACGGCCGCCGCGGCTAA
- a CDS encoding aldo/keto reductase: protein MPDRRRFLQTAAAAAMASPAWSARALSVVTPMLARRIPASGVALPVIGLGTADTFNVSPTDKAAMAPLAQVLDTLLQKGGKLIDTAPSYGQAEAVTGALLARDSGLRARTFLATKISTQGHESAMRQVRQSQKALGSDKLDLVQVHNLIDTANQLALLRELKQQGVIRYLGITHYTDHAHDELTELVEREKPDFLQVNLSVGDRNAEKRLLPACQAHGVAVLINRPFQDGALFRRVKGKALPELAAEIDCGSWAQIFLKFIIGHPAVTAVIPATSKPANMADNAQAGFGPQPDAAMRERIAALLA, encoded by the coding sequence ATGCCCGACCGCCGCCGCTTCCTCCAGACCGCTGCCGCCGCCGCCATGGCCAGTCCCGCCTGGTCGGCTCGCGCCCTTAGCGTGGTGACGCCCATGCTGGCCCGCCGCATACCCGCATCCGGCGTGGCGCTGCCTGTCATCGGCCTGGGCACCGCCGACACCTTCAACGTGTCCCCCACGGACAAGGCCGCGATGGCGCCGCTGGCTCAGGTGCTGGACACGCTGCTGCAGAAGGGCGGCAAGCTGATCGACACGGCGCCCAGCTATGGACAGGCGGAAGCGGTGACCGGCGCGCTGCTGGCCCGCGACAGCGGCCTGCGCGCCAGGACTTTCCTGGCGACCAAGATCAGCACGCAAGGCCACGAATCCGCCATGCGCCAAGTGCGCCAATCGCAAAAGGCGCTGGGCAGCGACAAGCTCGACCTGGTCCAGGTGCACAACCTGATCGACACCGCCAACCAGCTGGCGCTGCTGCGCGAGCTGAAGCAGCAAGGCGTGATCCGCTACCTGGGCATCACGCACTACACCGACCACGCCCACGACGAACTGACCGAGCTGGTCGAACGTGAAAAGCCGGATTTCCTGCAGGTCAACCTGTCCGTGGGCGACCGCAACGCGGAAAAGCGCCTGCTGCCCGCCTGCCAGGCCCACGGCGTCGCGGTGCTGATCAACCGCCCGTTCCAGGACGGCGCGCTGTTCCGCCGGGTCAAGGGCAAGGCGCTGCCCGAGCTGGCCGCCGAGATCGATTGCGGATCCTGGGCGCAGATCTTCCTGAAGTTCATCATCGGCCATCCGGCGGTCACCGCCGTCATCCCCGCCACCTCCAAGCCGGCCAACATGGCGGACAACGCGCAGGCCGGCTTCGGGCCGCAGCCGGATGCCGCCATGCGGGAACGCATCGCCGCGCTGCTGGCCTGA
- a CDS encoding Bax inhibitor-1/YccA family protein has product MNEYRPSPFNRSGAVAGAPGEVARNQVLRNTYWLLALSLIPTVLGAAVGMYTGINRVMGASPGLSAIVFLVGAFGLMFAIEKNKNSSLGVVLLLAFTFFMGVMLSRLLGFVMGMSNGSQLVMTAFGGTAIVFGTMATLATTIKRDLSGLQKFLFIGAVVILVAALANIFLQLPALMLTISVLAIVIFSAFMLVDLQRVVNGGETNYVSATLAIYLDVYNVFSNLLMLLGIFGGNRE; this is encoded by the coding sequence ATGAACGAATATCGTCCGTCCCCTTTTAACCGTTCCGGCGCCGTGGCCGGCGCGCCGGGCGAGGTCGCGCGCAACCAGGTTCTGCGCAACACCTATTGGCTCCTGGCGCTCTCGCTGATCCCGACCGTGCTGGGCGCGGCCGTGGGCATGTACACCGGCATCAACCGCGTCATGGGCGCAAGCCCCGGCCTGTCCGCCATCGTGTTCCTGGTGGGCGCGTTCGGCCTGATGTTCGCGATCGAAAAGAACAAGAACAGCTCGCTGGGCGTGGTCCTGCTGCTGGCCTTCACGTTCTTCATGGGCGTGATGCTGTCGCGCCTGCTGGGCTTCGTCATGGGCATGAGCAACGGCTCGCAGCTGGTCATGACGGCCTTCGGCGGCACCGCGATCGTGTTTGGCACGATGGCCACGTTGGCCACCACCATCAAGCGCGACCTGTCGGGATTGCAGAAATTCCTGTTCATCGGCGCGGTGGTGATCCTGGTGGCGGCCCTGGCCAACATCTTCCTGCAGCTGCCGGCGCTGATGCTGACGATCTCGGTCCTGGCCATCGTCATCTTCTCGGCCTTCATGCTGGTCGACCTGCAGCGCGTGGTCAACGGCGGCGAAACCAACTACGTGTCCGCCACGCTGGCCATCTACCTGGACGTCTACAACGTCTTCTCGAACCTGCTGATGCTGCTGGGCATCTTCGGCGGCAACCGCGAATAA
- a CDS encoding LysR family transcriptional regulator, protein MTFTLKQVETFRTVYETESVTAAARRLDVSPATVSATLAALEASIELRLFERVRQRMQRTPEATLLYEEIRRLNVGLESLGRKIRAIRGAAQPRLRIGCIHAYSGAIISDTIARFRERYPDTGLYLQIRDSNTLRDMVVSGELDLAAVADESELEGLRGHRLASLRAVAVFPKGHPLARLEQVEFSHLADADVIALNAEDGSRKRLDALLVQAGQSLKVAIETPYSSTVCQLALAGHGVGIANPATAVGMAAAGLCYRPLAAPVHFECHMILHGSRPLSEAGKFWATCLRGALAPLVDSFGV, encoded by the coding sequence ATGACCTTCACGCTCAAGCAGGTCGAAACCTTCCGCACCGTCTATGAAACGGAAAGCGTGACCGCCGCCGCCAGGCGGCTGGACGTGTCGCCCGCCACCGTCAGCGCGACCCTGGCCGCGCTGGAAGCCAGCATCGAGCTGCGCCTGTTCGAGCGCGTGCGCCAGCGCATGCAGCGCACGCCCGAGGCAACCCTGCTGTACGAGGAAATCCGCCGCTTGAACGTCGGGCTGGAAAGCCTGGGCCGCAAGATCCGGGCGATCCGCGGCGCCGCGCAGCCGCGGCTGCGTATCGGCTGTATCCATGCCTACAGTGGCGCCATCATCAGCGACACCATCGCGCGCTTTCGCGAGCGCTATCCCGACACCGGCCTATATCTGCAGATCCGGGATTCCAACACCTTGCGTGACATGGTGGTGTCCGGCGAACTGGATCTGGCCGCGGTGGCCGACGAGTCCGAACTGGAAGGCTTGCGCGGCCACCGGCTGGCCAGCCTGCGCGCCGTGGCGGTCTTTCCCAAGGGTCATCCGCTGGCGCGGCTGGAACAGGTGGAGTTCTCGCATCTGGCCGACGCCGACGTGATCGCGCTGAACGCCGAGGATGGGTCGCGCAAGCGCCTGGACGCGCTGCTGGTGCAAGCGGGGCAGAGCCTGAAGGTGGCCATCGAGACGCCATACTCCAGCACCGTTTGCCAACTGGCGCTGGCAGGGCATGGCGTGGGCATCGCGAACCCGGCCACGGCGGTCGGCATGGCGGCGGCGGGCTTGTGTTATCGCCCGCTGGCCGCGCCGGTGCATTTCGAATGCCACATGATTCTGCACGGCAGCCGCCCCTTGTCCGAAGCGGGCAAGTTCTGGGCGACCTGCCTGCGCGGCGCGCTGGCGCCGCTGGTGGACAGCTTTGGCGTCTAG
- a CDS encoding leucyl aminopeptidase, with translation MEFSTQTTASLHQVKTAALAVGVYAEGVLSPAADLIDRASNGAVRSVVKAEFRGRAGSTLTLRNLPGVSAQRVVLVGLGKQEEYSARAHASAEQAFAAACVAAQLAEGVSTLVANPITDVAVLARARSAAIAAGNATYHYDASFGKPDRDARPKLKKIVQVVERADAAQAQKGLREGGAIANGMDLTRTLGNLPGNICTPTYLGETAKRLAREFKSLKVEVLDRKQVEALGMGSFLSVARGSEEALRFIVLRHAGNKAAKKAAKGAQGPIVLVGKGITFDAGGISLKPAATMDEMKYDMCGAASVLGSFRALAELELPLDVVGLIPACENLPSGKANKPGDVVTSMAGLTIEILNTDAEGRLVLCDALTYAERFKPSAVIDIATLTGACVVALGNVNSGLFSKDDALADALAAAGRQSLDTAWRMPMDDAYQEQLKSNFADLANIGGPPAGAVTAACFLSRFATSYRWAHLDIAGTAWRGGKDKGATGRPVPLLMQYLLDQA, from the coding sequence ATGGAATTTAGCACACAGACCACTGCTTCCCTGCACCAAGTCAAGACCGCGGCCCTGGCCGTCGGGGTCTACGCGGAAGGCGTGTTGAGCCCCGCCGCCGATCTCATCGACCGCGCTTCCAATGGCGCGGTGCGTTCGGTGGTCAAGGCCGAGTTCCGCGGCCGCGCCGGTTCCACGCTGACCCTGCGCAATCTGCCCGGCGTGTCCGCGCAGCGCGTGGTGCTGGTCGGCCTGGGCAAGCAGGAAGAATATTCGGCCCGCGCCCACGCCTCGGCCGAGCAGGCCTTCGCCGCGGCCTGCGTGGCGGCCCAGCTGGCCGAAGGCGTGTCCACGCTGGTCGCCAACCCGATCACGGACGTGGCCGTCCTCGCGCGCGCCCGCAGCGCCGCCATCGCGGCCGGCAACGCCACCTATCATTACGACGCCAGCTTCGGCAAGCCCGACCGCGACGCCCGTCCCAAGCTCAAGAAGATCGTGCAGGTCGTCGAGCGCGCCGACGCGGCCCAGGCCCAGAAGGGCCTGCGCGAAGGCGGCGCCATTGCCAACGGCATGGACCTGACCCGCACGCTGGGCAACCTGCCCGGCAATATCTGCACGCCCACCTACCTGGGCGAAACGGCCAAGCGCCTGGCCCGCGAGTTCAAGTCGCTGAAGGTCGAAGTGCTGGACCGCAAGCAGGTCGAAGCGCTGGGCATGGGTTCGTTCCTGTCGGTCGCGCGCGGCTCCGAGGAAGCGCTGCGCTTCATCGTCCTGCGCCACGCCGGCAACAAGGCGGCCAAGAAAGCCGCCAAGGGCGCGCAAGGCCCCATCGTGCTGGTCGGCAAGGGCATCACCTTCGATGCTGGCGGCATTTCGCTCAAGCCCGCCGCCACCATGGACGAAATGAAATACGACATGTGCGGCGCCGCCAGCGTGCTGGGTTCGTTCCGCGCCCTGGCCGAACTGGAGCTGCCGCTGGACGTGGTGGGTCTGATCCCCGCTTGCGAAAACCTGCCCAGCGGCAAGGCCAACAAGCCCGGCGACGTGGTCACCAGCATGGCCGGCCTGACCATCGAAATCCTGAACACCGACGCCGAAGGCCGCCTGGTGCTGTGCGACGCGCTGACCTACGCGGAACGCTTCAAGCCGTCCGCCGTCATCGACATCGCCACCCTGACCGGCGCCTGCGTGGTGGCCCTGGGCAACGTCAACAGCGGCCTGTTCTCCAAGGACGACGCCCTGGCCGACGCGCTGGCCGCGGCCGGCCGCCAGTCGCTGGACACGGCATGGCGCATGCCGATGGACGACGCCTACCAGGAACAGCTCAAGTCCAACTTCGCCGACCTGGCCAACATCGGCGGTCCTCCGGCGGGCGCGGTCACGGCGGCCTGCTTCCTGTCGCGCTTCGCCACCTCGTACCGCTGGGCCCACCTGGACATCGCCGGCACCGCCTGGCGCGGCGGCAAGGACAAGGGCGCCACTGGCCGCCCCGTGCCGCTGCTGATGCAGTACCTGCTGGACCAGGCTTGA
- a CDS encoding NTP/NDP exchange transporter codes for MASASGSLPGRAAQALGIPREELAPAACGFAFFFFLFCGYFMLRPIRETMGIQAGVDQLQWLFTATFVAMLAVVPLFGWLSARVPRAMLVTWVYAVFALSMAGFAALLHLRPDSVWAARSFYVWLSVFNLFVVSIAWSLMADVFRMESAKRLFALIAAGASAGGLAGPLAGGLLASALGPAGLLLLSALLLTATLPLKRWLLRWRAAHREDAAADDMRRPLEGSILAGLSRIFQSPYLLGISLLVVLLATLNTFLYMEQARLVAHAFADTAQRIRVFSTLDFTVQALSLLSQIFITGRVATRLGLRFLLTAVPLTMTAAFLALAAFPVFGVLAAAMIVRRVGEYALIRPGREMLFTAVSPEDKYKTKNVIDTVVYRAGDAASGWVKAGVDMLGYGAALIAVLGAVCALAAAAVGNGLGRTADRRNVDEP; via the coding sequence ATGGCGTCCGCCTCCGGCAGCTTGCCAGGCCGCGCCGCGCAGGCGCTGGGCATCCCGCGGGAGGAACTGGCGCCGGCGGCCTGCGGCTTCGCGTTCTTCTTCTTTCTGTTCTGCGGCTATTTCATGCTGCGGCCGATACGCGAGACCATGGGTATCCAGGCGGGCGTCGACCAGCTGCAATGGCTCTTCACCGCGACCTTCGTCGCCATGCTGGCCGTGGTGCCGTTGTTCGGCTGGCTGTCGGCGCGCGTGCCGCGCGCCATGCTGGTGACCTGGGTCTACGCCGTCTTCGCCCTCAGCATGGCGGGCTTCGCCGCCCTGCTCCATCTGCGGCCCGACAGCGTCTGGGCGGCGCGCAGCTTCTACGTCTGGCTGTCGGTCTTCAACCTGTTCGTGGTCTCCATCGCCTGGAGCCTGATGGCCGACGTGTTCCGCATGGAGTCCGCCAAGCGCCTGTTCGCCCTGATTGCCGCGGGCGCAAGCGCCGGCGGACTGGCCGGCCCGCTCGCGGGCGGCTTGCTGGCCAGCGCGCTGGGGCCCGCCGGCCTGCTGCTGCTGTCGGCGCTGCTGTTGACCGCCACCCTGCCCCTCAAGCGCTGGCTGCTGCGCTGGCGCGCGGCCCACCGCGAAGACGCGGCCGCGGACGACATGCGCAGGCCGCTGGAAGGTTCGATCCTGGCGGGGCTCTCCCGCATCTTCCAGTCCCCCTATTTGCTGGGGATTTCGCTGCTGGTGGTCCTGCTGGCCACGCTGAATACCTTTCTCTACATGGAGCAGGCGCGGCTGGTGGCGCATGCCTTTGCCGACACGGCCCAGCGCATCCGGGTCTTCAGCACGCTGGACTTCACGGTGCAGGCGCTGTCGCTGCTGTCGCAGATCTTCATCACCGGCCGCGTGGCCACCCGCCTGGGACTGCGCTTCCTGCTGACCGCCGTGCCACTGACGATGACGGCCGCCTTCCTGGCGCTGGCGGCCTTTCCCGTGTTCGGCGTGCTGGCCGCGGCCATGATCGTGCGCCGGGTCGGCGAATACGCCCTGATCCGGCCGGGGCGCGAAATGCTGTTCACGGCGGTCTCGCCCGAGGACAAGTACAAGACCAAGAACGTCATCGACACCGTGGTCTACCGCGCGGGCGACGCGGCCAGCGGCTGGGTCAAGGCGGGCGTGGACATGCTGGGCTACGGCGCGGCCCTGATCGCCGTGCTGGGCGCGGTATGCGCGCTGGCCGCCGCCGCAGTGGGCAACGGCCTGGGCCGGACGGCGGACCGACGCAATGTCGATGAGCCTTAG
- the lptF gene encoding LPS export ABC transporter permease LptF, producing MSLFKRSVVSEITSHAGVVFSTLLIVWLSVLLVRLLGEAAGGNIGADVVVVLAALSTITALPTILAVSVFIAVLTTVTRNYRESEMVVWFASGLSLADWLRPVLRVAVPVALAVAGLTLVAAPWAYRQIGEYHERFEQRSDLSKVTAGQFAESSGGNRVFFAEDPLEPSDELGNVFAREIGPEWLSVLTASKAHSETLPNGDRFLVLGEGHRYDLKPGTPEIRLVHFDKYGLRLESKSGSDPVAEARANAERSSKARTTSQLIADNTNNSWSQVMWRISLPLAALNLALLAIPLGAVNPRLGRSGDLLIAGLVGLLYMNLINLSRAWISNGKLSFGLGVWAIHAAVAALTVFLLMRRLRVKAPKNSA from the coding sequence ATGTCTCTATTCAAACGCTCTGTCGTCAGCGAGATCACCAGTCACGCTGGCGTTGTCTTTTCCACGTTGCTCATCGTATGGCTCAGCGTGTTGCTCGTGCGCCTGCTCGGTGAAGCCGCAGGCGGCAACATCGGGGCGGACGTCGTGGTGGTGCTGGCCGCGCTGTCGACCATCACTGCATTGCCGACCATCCTCGCGGTCTCCGTCTTCATCGCGGTCCTCACCACTGTCACGCGCAACTACCGCGAATCCGAAATGGTGGTGTGGTTCGCCAGCGGCCTGTCGCTGGCCGATTGGCTCAGGCCGGTGCTGCGCGTCGCCGTCCCCGTGGCGCTGGCGGTGGCGGGGTTGACGCTGGTGGCGGCGCCCTGGGCGTACCGTCAGATCGGCGAATACCACGAACGCTTCGAGCAGCGGTCCGACCTGTCCAAGGTCACGGCCGGCCAGTTCGCGGAATCGTCCGGCGGCAATCGCGTGTTCTTCGCCGAGGATCCCCTGGAACCCAGCGACGAACTGGGCAACGTGTTCGCACGCGAAATCGGCCCCGAATGGCTCAGCGTGCTGACCGCCAGCAAGGCGCACAGCGAAACCTTGCCCAACGGCGACCGCTTCCTGGTGCTGGGCGAAGGCCATCGCTATGACCTGAAGCCCGGCACGCCGGAGATCCGCCTGGTGCATTTCGACAAGTACGGCCTGCGCCTGGAAAGCAAGTCGGGCAGCGATCCCGTGGCCGAAGCGCGCGCCAACGCCGAGCGTTCCTCCAAGGCGCGCACCACGTCGCAGCTGATCGCCGACAACACCAACAACAGCTGGTCGCAAGTGATGTGGCGCATCTCGCTGCCGCTGGCCGCGCTGAACCTGGCGCTGCTGGCCATTCCCCTGGGCGCGGTCAACCCGCGTCTGGGCCGTTCGGGCGACTTGCTCATCGCCGGCCTGGTGGGCCTGCTGTACATGAACCTGATCAACCTGTCGCGCGCCTGGATCTCCAACGGCAAGCTCAGCTTCGGCTTGGGCGTATGGGCGATCCACGCCGCGGTGGCGGCGCTGACGGTCTTCCTGCTGATGCGGCGTTTGCGCGTGAAGGCGCCCAAGAACAGCGCCTGA
- the recO gene encoding DNA repair protein RecO: MSRRAPRVQDRPGYMLHATAWRETSLIVQTFSRDHGCVAMVAKGAKRPYSVLRPVLSAFQPLLLSWTGNGEVKTLTRAEIAGIRALTGTALMSAWYMNELLLRLLPREDAHPLLYDAYDFALQQLSGGTRAAGALRRFEWTLLRETGYGVDEAPPDFDDPVIEPALRRDLRERLAEILAGRPLSTRRVLLDLQRI; the protein is encoded by the coding sequence ATGAGTAGAAGGGCGCCTCGCGTCCAGGATCGCCCCGGATACATGTTGCACGCCACTGCGTGGCGTGAAACCTCCCTTATCGTTCAGACTTTCTCCCGCGATCATGGCTGTGTGGCCATGGTCGCCAAGGGCGCCAAGCGCCCGTATTCCGTGCTGCGTCCGGTGCTGTCCGCGTTCCAGCCGCTGCTGCTGTCGTGGACCGGCAACGGCGAGGTCAAGACCCTGACCCGCGCCGAGATCGCCGGCATCCGCGCGCTGACCGGCACCGCGCTGATGTCGGCCTGGTACATGAACGAACTGCTGCTGCGGCTGCTGCCGCGCGAAGACGCCCACCCCTTGCTGTACGACGCCTACGATTTCGCCTTGCAGCAGCTGTCCGGCGGCACCCGCGCGGCGGGTGCGCTGCGCCGTTTCGAATGGACGCTGCTGCGCGAAACCGGCTACGGCGTGGATGAAGCGCCGCCCGATTTCGACGACCCGGTGATCGAACCGGCGTTGCGTCGCGACTTGCGCGAACGGCTGGCCGAAATTCTGGCCGGCCGGCCCTTGTCGACCCGGCGCGTGTTGCTGGACTTACAGCGCATCTGA